The following are encoded together in the Bradyrhizobium algeriense genome:
- a CDS encoding amino acid ABC transporter permease, protein MTHFNLAASVDYFFNFFLMKGVLVTIGLTVAGVVGGLILGMGIALMRMSSNPVLSGFARFYIWFFRGTPLLIQLVVIYSGLPQLGIKFDVITCALIGLILNEAAYLAEIVRSGFMAVSAGQREAAWALSLSRWVTFRRITLPQAFRLMIPPLGNSINSLLKATSLASVISVEEIMRRSDMLMQEHFQILEVYAAATAYYLILTSVWDVVQRRLEKHFGRSSATRSRRTTATASSPQAGLEARA, encoded by the coding sequence ATGACCCATTTCAATCTGGCGGCCAGCGTCGACTACTTTTTCAATTTCTTCCTGATGAAGGGGGTACTCGTCACCATCGGCTTGACGGTTGCCGGAGTCGTTGGTGGGCTTATTCTGGGGATGGGCATTGCGCTGATGCGCATGTCATCCAATCCTGTGCTCAGCGGCTTCGCCCGGTTCTACATCTGGTTCTTTCGCGGCACGCCGCTCCTGATCCAGCTCGTGGTGATCTACAGCGGCCTGCCGCAGCTGGGCATCAAGTTTGACGTGATCACCTGCGCCCTGATCGGATTGATCCTCAATGAGGCTGCGTATCTTGCTGAAATCGTTCGCAGCGGTTTCATGGCCGTATCTGCCGGGCAACGGGAGGCCGCCTGGGCGCTAAGTCTGTCGAGATGGGTGACGTTCCGGCGCATCACGCTTCCGCAAGCCTTTCGCCTGATGATCCCACCGCTCGGCAACTCCATCAATTCGCTCCTGAAGGCGACGTCGCTCGCCTCCGTCATCTCGGTCGAGGAAATCATGCGCCGGAGCGACATGCTGATGCAGGAGCATTTTCAGATCCTCGAAGTCTATGCGGCCGCCACCGCCTATTACCTGATCCTCACCTCGGTCTGGGATGTGGTCCAGCGCCGCCTTGAAAAACACTTTGGCCGGTCGAGCGCGACAAGATCGCGAAGAACCACCGCAACGGCGTCGTCGCCGCAAGCCGGCCTCGAGGCCAGGGCATGA
- a CDS encoding ABC transporter substrate-binding protein — protein MRLLNIFSALAVLIGLVPTAHAQSCTPKVPASSLIEAGKWQMSINPTLPPQQFIDDKGELQGLNVELAREIAKRICIEPVFLRMDFPPMIPGLRSGRFDTINTGLFWTEERSKMLYLVPYAQQAISIYTDPASSLKLEKFEDLAGRVVGVESATYTERKAREFSAAMVAKGLKEVELRTFTTVTATSAALRAGQLEAALNINETANSLEQRGIAKIWVRDIAGTDITFAFRDKLLAQATADALTAIRTDGTYDKLFDKFGMTKLKATTFVIRGDGPTN, from the coding sequence ATGCGACTTCTCAATATCTTCTCCGCCCTGGCCGTCCTGATCGGCCTCGTCCCAACAGCTCACGCGCAGAGCTGCACGCCGAAAGTGCCGGCATCCAGCCTGATCGAAGCCGGCAAATGGCAGATGTCGATCAACCCGACCCTGCCGCCGCAGCAATTCATCGACGACAAGGGCGAACTGCAGGGGCTCAATGTCGAATTGGCCCGCGAAATCGCCAAACGGATCTGCATCGAGCCGGTGTTCCTGCGGATGGACTTCCCGCCGATGATCCCGGGTCTGCGCTCCGGCCGCTTCGACACCATCAATACCGGCCTGTTCTGGACCGAGGAGCGCTCGAAGATGCTGTACCTCGTGCCCTACGCGCAGCAGGCGATCAGCATCTACACCGATCCCGCTTCCTCCCTGAAGCTGGAGAAGTTCGAAGATCTCGCCGGCCGTGTCGTCGGCGTTGAGTCGGCAACCTATACCGAGCGCAAGGCGCGCGAATTCAGCGCCGCGATGGTGGCGAAAGGACTCAAGGAAGTCGAGTTGCGCACGTTCACGACCGTTACCGCGACCTCGGCGGCCTTGCGCGCCGGACAGCTCGAAGCGGCGCTCAACATCAACGAGACCGCCAACTCGCTCGAACAGCGTGGCATCGCCAAGATCTGGGTCAGGGACATTGCCGGCACCGACATTACCTTCGCCTTCCGCGACAAGCTGCTGGCGCAGGCGACGGCGGATGCTCTGACGGCCATCCGCACCGACGGTACCTATGACAAACTGTTCGACAAGTTCGGCATGACCAAGCTGAAAGCCACCACTTTCGTCATTCGCGGCGACGGTCCAACCAACTGA
- a CDS encoding LLM class flavin-dependent oxidoreductase, whose translation MKRQMHLGLFILGTGSHVAGWRYPGAVDSFQNFPAIQEIGRIAERGKFDLIFMGDNLYADATAHPSYTLRLEPLTMLAALSTSTSHIGLGATVSTTYSDPFMVARVFASLDHISNGRAAWNAVTTANPATAANFGTTHPDHARRYEMAGEFLDVVKGLWDSWADDAIVADRASGLYIDPAKLRSIDHDGAFFKVKGPLNIGRSPQGHPVVLQAGGSEAGQALAARTADIVFSVVQDIDEAKAGYASLKNRLPALGRSAEDVTMLPGVMPIVGRTDKEAFEKLNVLQSFVSGTNAIAILSDRFGRDMSAYDLDGPVPDIEPSDSYHSFASVMLAKARRENMTLRDLYNLTAAARGHWVLCGSAISIADTLQHWFDEYAADGFNVMPPYFHEGFEDFVQLVVPILQERGLFRADYEGTTLRDHLGLRRPENTF comes from the coding sequence ATGAAACGACAGATGCATCTTGGGCTGTTCATCCTGGGGACCGGCAGCCATGTTGCCGGCTGGCGCTACCCTGGTGCGGTGGACAGCTTCCAGAACTTTCCCGCGATTCAAGAGATCGGCCGCATCGCCGAGCGCGGCAAATTCGACCTGATCTTCATGGGCGACAACCTCTACGCGGATGCTACCGCCCATCCCTCCTACACGCTGCGGCTCGAACCGCTTACGATGCTGGCTGCGCTTTCCACCTCGACCAGCCATATTGGATTAGGTGCCACCGTTTCCACCACCTACAGTGATCCGTTCATGGTGGCGCGCGTGTTCGCCTCGCTCGATCACATCAGCAACGGCCGCGCCGCGTGGAATGCGGTGACGACAGCAAATCCCGCGACCGCAGCCAATTTCGGCACCACCCATCCCGACCACGCCCGCCGCTACGAGATGGCCGGCGAATTCCTCGACGTCGTGAAGGGCCTCTGGGACAGCTGGGCTGATGACGCCATCGTTGCCGACCGCGCGAGCGGGCTCTATATCGATCCGGCGAAGTTGCGCTCGATCGACCATGACGGCGCCTTCTTCAAGGTGAAGGGCCCGCTCAATATCGGCCGTAGCCCGCAAGGCCATCCGGTGGTGCTGCAGGCCGGCGGCTCCGAGGCAGGCCAGGCACTCGCCGCACGCACCGCGGACATCGTATTCTCTGTTGTGCAGGACATAGACGAGGCCAAGGCCGGCTATGCGTCGCTGAAAAACCGCCTGCCGGCCCTCGGCCGCAGCGCAGAGGATGTGACGATGCTGCCGGGCGTCATGCCGATCGTCGGCCGCACCGACAAGGAGGCTTTCGAAAAGCTCAACGTGCTGCAGAGCTTCGTCAGCGGCACCAACGCAATCGCCATTCTCTCCGATCGCTTCGGCCGCGACATGTCAGCCTACGATCTGGATGGACCGGTTCCCGACATCGAGCCGTCCGACAGCTATCACAGCTTCGCCAGTGTCATGCTCGCCAAGGCGCGCCGCGAGAACATGACGTTGCGCGACCTCTATAATCTCACCGCCGCCGCGCGCGGCCATTGGGTGCTGTGCGGCTCGGCGATCAGCATCGCCGACACCCTGCAGCACTGGTTCGATGAATATGCCGCCGACGGCTTCAACGTGATGCCGCCATATTTCCATGAAGGTTTTGAGGATTTCGTGCAGCTCGTGGTACCGATCCTGCAGGAGCGCGGCCTGTTCCGCGCCGACTATGAGGGGACGACGCTGCGCGATCATCTCGGCCTGCGGCGGCCGGAGAACACCTTCTAG
- a CDS encoding acyl CoA:acetate/3-ketoacid CoA transferase, with protein sequence MLSVITATQAANLVRDADTLIVGGNGGTGVAEAILDALEQRFLGGGGPHGLTLINITGVGAVTEKGLCHLAHEGLIARVVGGNFGLQVPFMRLVRDELIDAYNFPQGVMSQLCRAMAAKHPGVLTHVGLNTYMDPRQDGGRMNARTTPPLVDLVELQGQPWLLYRAPSPPNIAIIRGTSADEDGYISMEHEGTTREDLSIAQAVHNAGGTVVCQVKRIVKRGSIHPQMVKIPGFLIDHVVLEPDQMQTYGTVHDAARCGETRVPVAMITPDPLTERRVIARRATFELRPRDVVNLGVGISAMIPNVAAEEGIADLITLTVESGVVGGVPGHAREFGTAINPRAILDQAYQFDFYDGGGLSCAFLSFAEVDETGNVNVTRFGDRRDGSGGFIDITQNAKRLIFSGTMTGGKFDIAVENGRLAIRRDGAFRKFVPQVGQISFSAALAAQRGQEVSYVTERAVFQLENGGITLTEIAPGVRLEQDVLAHMGFRPRISPDLRDMDPRIFRPGPMGIGQSFVELPARPRKVA encoded by the coding sequence ATGCTGAGTGTCATCACCGCGACGCAGGCCGCGAACTTGGTTCGCGATGCCGATACGCTGATCGTCGGCGGCAATGGCGGCACCGGCGTGGCGGAAGCCATTCTCGATGCGCTGGAGCAGCGTTTCCTCGGCGGCGGTGGGCCGCACGGGTTAACGCTGATCAACATCACAGGCGTCGGCGCGGTGACCGAGAAGGGTCTATGCCATCTTGCCCATGAGGGCCTGATCGCGCGGGTGGTCGGCGGCAATTTCGGGCTGCAGGTGCCGTTCATGCGCCTGGTGCGCGACGAACTGATCGACGCCTATAATTTCCCTCAAGGCGTGATGAGCCAGCTCTGCCGCGCCATGGCCGCGAAGCATCCCGGCGTGCTGACCCATGTCGGCCTCAACACCTATATGGATCCGCGCCAGGACGGCGGGCGCATGAACGCGCGCACCACCCCGCCACTGGTCGACCTCGTCGAGCTGCAGGGCCAGCCATGGCTGCTCTACCGCGCGCCCTCGCCTCCAAACATCGCCATCATCCGCGGCACCTCGGCCGACGAAGACGGCTATATCAGCATGGAGCACGAAGGCACGACACGCGAGGATCTCTCGATCGCGCAGGCCGTGCACAATGCCGGCGGCACGGTGGTTTGCCAGGTGAAACGGATCGTCAAGCGCGGCTCGATCCATCCGCAGATGGTCAAGATCCCCGGCTTTCTGATCGACCATGTGGTGCTCGAACCCGACCAGATGCAGACCTACGGCACGGTCCACGATGCCGCCCGCTGCGGCGAGACCCGCGTACCGGTCGCAATGATCACGCCCGACCCGCTCACCGAACGGCGAGTGATCGCCCGCCGCGCTACTTTCGAGCTGCGCCCGCGCGACGTGGTCAATCTCGGCGTCGGCATCTCCGCGATGATCCCCAACGTCGCAGCTGAGGAAGGCATCGCGGATCTGATCACGCTGACGGTTGAATCCGGCGTGGTCGGCGGCGTGCCGGGCCATGCGCGCGAGTTCGGCACCGCCATCAATCCCCGCGCCATCCTCGATCAAGCCTACCAGTTCGATTTCTACGACGGCGGCGGCCTCTCTTGCGCCTTCCTCTCCTTCGCGGAAGTGGACGAAACCGGCAATGTCAATGTCACCCGTTTCGGCGACCGTCGCGACGGCTCGGGCGGCTTCATCGACATCACCCAGAACGCCAAACGGCTGATCTTCAGCGGCACCATGACCGGCGGCAAGTTCGACATCGCCGTTGAGAACGGCCGGCTGGCGATCCGCCGCGACGGCGCCTTCCGTAAATTCGTGCCGCAGGTCGGCCAGATCAGCTTCAGCGCAGCGCTGGCCGCGCAGCGCGGTCAGGAAGTGTCCTACGTCACCGAACGCGCCGTGTTCCAACTGGAGAATGGCGGCATCACGCTGACCGAGATCGCCCCGGGCGTACGCCTGGAGCAGGACGTGCTGGCGCATATGGGTTTCCGGCCGCGCATCAGCCCCGACCTCCGGGATATGGACCCGCGCATCTTCCGGCCCGGGCCGATGGGAATCGGACAGAGCTTCGTTGAGCTGCCGGCTCGCCCGCGCAAGGTCGCCTGA
- a CDS encoding MaoC family dehydratase encodes METTATASINLRYEDIEPGTQFESATHTVTPADIEAFADVTRDHHPLHVDATYAKSRGFPAVIAHGLYGLSLMEGLKSELKLYEETSVASLGWDGVRFKAPVVAGDRLRVRFRFVEKRPTRNPARGVVIEALDLINQRDEVVTEARHTSLILTRQPDRASSMPDAT; translated from the coding sequence ATGGAAACCACGGCCACCGCGTCGATCAATCTCCGCTACGAGGACATCGAACCCGGCACGCAGTTCGAAAGCGCGACGCATACCGTAACACCGGCCGATATCGAGGCCTTCGCCGACGTCACGCGCGATCATCATCCGCTGCATGTCGATGCTACTTACGCAAAATCCCGCGGCTTCCCGGCAGTGATCGCGCACGGGCTGTATGGCCTGTCACTGATGGAAGGGCTGAAGTCGGAATTGAAGCTCTATGAAGAGACTTCAGTCGCCTCGCTCGGCTGGGACGGAGTGCGCTTCAAGGCGCCGGTCGTCGCTGGCGACCGGCTCCGCGTGCGCTTTCGCTTCGTCGAGAAGCGGCCGACCCGCAACCCCGCACGCGGCGTCGTCATCGAAGCACTCGACCTGATCAACCAGCGCGACGAGGTAGTGACGGAAGCCCGCCATACTTCGCTGATCCTGACCCGCCAGCCGGATCGCGCATCCAGTATGCCGGACGCGACATAA
- a CDS encoding dihydrodipicolinate synthase family protein, producing the protein MKTFRGTYTVMITPFTPAGEVDAEALRGFVDWQIGQGIHGLIPLGSTGEFLSLDDDEKVLVAETVITQAAGRVPVLIGTGAEDTREVVRLSRRAEKLGADGVMIIPPFYSTPTDDEVVQHYKTVADAISLPIMVYNNPATANVDLKPALVARLAEIDNCLYIKESTLEVTRVRDIIRLCGDRMTVFGGILGFESFVEGAQGWVAVASNVVPQPMARIFSLVADEGGINAARKLYLDYLPVIEFVGGQAYVAGTKALLGHMGFSAGVPRPPRLPLPGPQDAAARALVAKFGLVWPGVTAASRQNAG; encoded by the coding sequence ATGAAGACATTTCGCGGTACCTACACGGTCATGATCACGCCGTTCACGCCGGCCGGTGAGGTTGATGCCGAGGCGTTGCGGGGGTTTGTCGATTGGCAGATCGGGCAGGGCATCCACGGGCTGATTCCGCTCGGCTCGACCGGCGAGTTCCTCTCGCTCGACGATGACGAGAAGGTTCTGGTGGCCGAGACGGTCATCACCCAGGCGGCGGGGCGCGTGCCTGTGCTGATCGGGACCGGCGCGGAGGATACGCGGGAAGTGGTGCGCCTCAGCCGCCGTGCCGAAAAATTGGGCGCCGACGGCGTGATGATTATCCCGCCGTTCTATTCGACGCCGACCGACGACGAGGTCGTCCAGCACTACAAGACAGTGGCCGATGCGATCTCACTGCCCATCATGGTCTACAACAATCCCGCGACCGCCAATGTCGATCTCAAGCCGGCATTGGTGGCGCGACTCGCCGAGATCGACAACTGTCTTTACATCAAGGAGTCGACGCTCGAGGTGACGCGCGTGCGCGACATCATCCGGCTGTGCGGTGATCGGATGACCGTGTTCGGCGGCATCCTCGGTTTCGAATCTTTCGTGGAGGGTGCGCAGGGCTGGGTGGCGGTTGCCTCCAACGTCGTACCCCAGCCCATGGCGCGCATCTTCAGCCTCGTCGCGGATGAAGGCGGGATCAATGCGGCGCGCAAGCTCTATCTCGACTATTTGCCGGTGATCGAATTCGTCGGTGGCCAGGCTTACGTTGCCGGCACCAAGGCGTTGCTCGGTCACATGGGCTTTTCCGCGGGCGTGCCGCGTCCGCCCCGTCTGCCCTTGCCGGGCCCGCAGGATGCAGCCGCGCGCGCACTGGTGGCGAAGTTCGGTCTGGTGTGGCCGGGCGTGACCGCGGCATCAAGGCAGAACGCCGGATGA
- a CDS encoding dihydrodipicolinate synthase family protein: MKKLDLRGVTVATVLPFKDDLSIDWDGYARLLDYCACPDGIAAVFVNGHAGEGASLSDEERQAVIARTRAHIAGKPLLAGIIAHSTAEAIRQARLAEAAGAACAVLFPPAAIGGGASATPRAPVAFVRAVSEAIAIPVSIFQYPVASGFGYSTQTLAEIATIDRVIAVKEGSDTMLAYDENRRAVKEADPEVAVLPSNYNWFLPQLAVGGDGILSGLVSLAPHLFIELWQASVADDLKAMRVVNERLHPIVRAIYGPAPIVDMHTRMKVGLKALGLIRNADPRPPLLPVLPDLCDAIATTLGAARCAGDIHLT, translated from the coding sequence ATGAAAAAACTCGATCTGCGCGGCGTCACCGTCGCCACCGTGCTGCCGTTCAAGGACGACCTGTCGATTGACTGGGACGGCTATGCCCGGCTGCTGGATTATTGTGCCTGTCCCGACGGCATCGCGGCTGTCTTCGTCAACGGGCATGCGGGCGAGGGCGCCTCGCTGTCGGACGAAGAGCGTCAGGCGGTCATCGCGCGGACCCGGGCCCATATCGCCGGCAAGCCGCTGCTTGCCGGCATCATCGCGCACTCGACCGCAGAGGCCATCCGGCAGGCCCGGCTCGCCGAGGCTGCCGGTGCGGCTTGCGCGGTCCTGTTTCCGCCTGCTGCCATTGGTGGCGGTGCATCGGCCACACCGCGCGCGCCGGTCGCCTTCGTGCGGGCGGTTAGCGAGGCAATCGCAATCCCGGTGTCTATCTTCCAGTATCCGGTGGCGTCCGGCTTCGGCTATTCGACGCAGACGCTCGCAGAAATAGCGACTATCGACCGCGTCATCGCCGTCAAGGAGGGTAGCGACACGATGCTCGCCTATGACGAGAACCGACGGGCCGTGAAAGAAGCCGATCCGGAGGTCGCGGTCTTGCCGTCGAATTACAACTGGTTTTTGCCGCAGCTCGCTGTCGGTGGCGACGGTATCCTGTCCGGGCTCGTCAGCCTGGCTCCGCATCTGTTTATCGAACTCTGGCAGGCGTCGGTCGCTGACGACCTCAAGGCGATGCGCGTCGTGAACGAGCGGCTCCACCCGATCGTCCGGGCGATTTACGGCCCGGCGCCGATCGTCGACATGCATACGCGCATGAAGGTGGGCCTCAAGGCATTGGGGCTGATCCGCAATGCGGATCCGCGGCCGCCGTTGTTGCCGGTTCTGCCTGATCTTTGCGACGCCATCGCAACGACGCTCGGTGCGGCGCGCTGCGCCGGCGACATTCACCTGACTTGA
- a CDS encoding ABC transporter permease, with amino-acid sequence MSGSPLASSPLAVQRGILGAVLLVVCWEGLARGLHLPSYVLPAVSEILAGAWSKRALLGEAAGYTVLEALVGYGLGCLIGIGLAVAITMLPTLRAVILPAATAINSVPVVAYSPLILLWFGIGVASKMVMVAMAVSFTVFLSTLAGLDRVDRRAIDLMRSFGAGRLSILWRLRLPTALPLLLAGMRVSTVRSLIVAIITEMLGAYGGLGWVIYQAVLQIDFVQVWSAIFVASAASLSFFGLIGFLERKILFWK; translated from the coding sequence ATGAGCGGATCGCCCCTCGCCTCTTCTCCGCTTGCCGTACAACGGGGCATCCTCGGCGCGGTTCTACTGGTGGTGTGCTGGGAAGGGCTCGCGCGCGGACTGCATCTGCCGTCCTACGTTCTTCCCGCCGTCAGCGAGATTCTGGCCGGCGCCTGGTCCAAGCGCGCGCTACTGGGTGAGGCTGCGGGCTACACCGTGCTCGAAGCGCTGGTGGGCTACGGGCTCGGCTGTCTCATCGGCATTGGCCTTGCGGTCGCCATCACCATGCTCCCGACGCTCCGCGCCGTGATCCTGCCTGCAGCCACCGCCATCAACTCGGTGCCAGTGGTCGCCTATTCGCCGTTGATCCTGCTCTGGTTTGGCATCGGCGTTGCGTCGAAGATGGTGATGGTGGCCATGGCGGTGAGCTTCACCGTCTTCCTGTCGACGCTCGCCGGGCTCGACCGCGTCGATCGCCGCGCCATCGATCTCATGCGCAGCTTCGGTGCGGGGCGGCTGAGCATCCTGTGGCGCCTGCGCCTGCCGACCGCCCTGCCGCTGCTGCTTGCCGGGATGCGCGTCTCCACCGTCCGCAGCCTCATCGTGGCGATTATCACCGAAATGCTTGGCGCCTATGGAGGGCTCGGCTGGGTGATCTACCAGGCAGTGCTGCAGATCGACTTCGTGCAGGTCTGGTCGGCGATCTTCGTTGCTTCGGCGGCGAGCCTGAGCTTCTTCGGCCTGATCGGCTTTCTCGAACGCAAAATCCTGTTTTGGAAATGA
- a CDS encoding LacI family DNA-binding transcriptional regulator produces the protein MSVTLKDVALAARVSISTASRALGGSGLTSERTQQRLTRIARELGYRPNPIARGLKTGQSRLVGLLVHNLANASFQVMAEVVQARLKALGYQMLLCIAGDDPQLESDTLTTLADHRVDGLIVVPTGKNGARLTALANEIPIVCLVRRDDGTDLETVLADDSEGAFVGTRYLTGLGHRRIGLIVGRPDTTSGRERLSGYVRALREASIPVDDTLIHAGHFEPETGAASCRKLLDLTEPPSAIFVANHEATLGVLRVTAERGLSIPDDLSLLCYEHSPWFEWHRPAISIVDNGARDLANLAVDRLLHRMDAKGNGADSVREYRVGARLVIRDSCRPFDPAARGSSATKLSRSKA, from the coding sequence ATGAGCGTCACGCTCAAAGATGTGGCACTGGCGGCCCGCGTTTCGATCAGCACAGCCTCGCGCGCGCTGGGCGGCAGCGGATTGACGAGCGAGCGCACCCAGCAGCGCTTGACGCGCATTGCGCGCGAGCTCGGTTACCGTCCCAACCCGATCGCGCGCGGACTCAAGACCGGACAGTCGCGGCTGGTGGGGCTGTTGGTCCACAACCTCGCCAACGCGTCGTTCCAGGTGATGGCCGAGGTGGTGCAGGCGCGGCTGAAGGCGCTCGGCTACCAGATGCTGCTGTGCATCGCCGGCGATGATCCGCAGCTCGAAAGCGACACGCTGACGACACTTGCCGACCATCGTGTCGATGGACTGATCGTTGTGCCCACGGGCAAGAACGGCGCCCGCCTCACCGCTCTGGCAAATGAAATCCCGATCGTCTGCCTGGTGCGCCGCGACGACGGGACAGACCTCGAGACCGTGCTCGCCGACGATTCGGAAGGCGCCTTTGTGGGCACGCGGTACCTGACCGGGCTCGGGCACCGGCGGATCGGCCTTATTGTCGGCCGTCCAGATACGACTTCGGGACGCGAACGACTGTCGGGATATGTCCGCGCATTGCGCGAGGCGTCGATACCCGTGGACGATACGTTGATCCATGCTGGCCATTTCGAGCCGGAAACCGGCGCCGCCTCCTGTCGCAAGCTGCTGGATCTCACCGAACCCCCCAGTGCGATCTTCGTCGCCAACCACGAAGCGACGCTCGGCGTCCTGCGCGTGACGGCGGAGCGTGGCCTGTCGATTCCCGATGATCTGTCGTTACTCTGTTACGAGCATTCGCCCTGGTTCGAATGGCATCGCCCGGCCATCAGCATCGTCGATAACGGCGCGCGCGACCTTGCCAATCTCGCGGTCGACCGGCTGCTGCACCGTATGGACGCCAAGGGGAATGGCGCCGATAGCGTACGCGAATATCGCGTCGGCGCCCGGCTGGTGATCCGCGATTCCTGCCGCCCGTTCGATCCGGCCGCGCGCGGATCTTCCGCAACCAAATTGTCCAGATCGAAGGCCTGA
- a CDS encoding acyl-CoA dehydrogenase family protein, protein MDRFYTEDQKALRDTARRFAQAEILPRAAAIDRDDRFDRSLYKGMADLGLFGICLREGAGGAGLDAVAACIAMEELARCSGAVANAFAIPVEAVLFFDQHGTETHKTLIPQILSGEIIPATAVSEPDHGSDVAGIRTTAVRDGNGWLLDGTKAWVTLGGVADRIMVFARTGAEGGHRAISCLLVDGTLPGIARGKNEELLGMHGLEDCQITFSGVRLPADSVMGPENQAFKMAMSNFNFSRLMMASMALGMAQAAFEDATAYAKDRKQFGQPIIGFQAVQFMLADMATDIAAARLLIHHAARLHDAREPIAKEAAQAKLFTTDMAMKHVSNALQIHGGNGYSRDYRIERLFRDVRLAQIYEGTNQIQRLIIARQVEKEAA, encoded by the coding sequence ATGGACCGTTTCTACACCGAGGACCAGAAGGCGCTGCGAGACACCGCGCGGCGCTTCGCGCAAGCCGAGATCCTGCCGCGCGCGGCCGCGATCGATCGCGACGACCGCTTCGACCGTTCGCTTTACAAGGGTATGGCCGACCTCGGCCTGTTCGGCATCTGCTTGCGCGAAGGCGCGGGCGGCGCAGGGCTCGACGCGGTCGCGGCCTGCATCGCCATGGAAGAGCTGGCGCGTTGTTCGGGCGCGGTGGCCAACGCTTTCGCCATTCCCGTCGAGGCGGTGCTGTTTTTCGACCAGCACGGCACCGAGACGCACAAGACGCTGATCCCGCAGATCCTGAGTGGCGAAATTATCCCCGCCACCGCCGTCTCCGAACCCGACCACGGCTCTGATGTCGCCGGCATCAGAACGACCGCGGTGCGCGACGGCAACGGTTGGCTGCTCGATGGCACCAAGGCCTGGGTGACGCTCGGCGGCGTCGCCGACCGCATCATGGTGTTCGCCCGCACCGGCGCGGAGGGTGGACACCGCGCCATCTCCTGCCTGCTCGTCGATGGCACGTTGCCGGGCATCGCGCGCGGCAAGAACGAGGAGCTTCTGGGCATGCACGGCCTGGAGGATTGCCAGATCACCTTCTCCGGCGTGCGTCTGCCGGCCGACAGCGTGATGGGACCCGAGAACCAGGCCTTCAAGATGGCCATGAGCAACTTCAATTTCAGCCGCCTGATGATGGCGTCGATGGCGCTCGGCATGGCACAGGCCGCTTTCGAGGATGCCACCGCCTACGCAAAGGACCGCAAGCAGTTCGGCCAGCCGATCATCGGTTTTCAAGCGGTTCAGTTCATGCTGGCCGACATGGCCACCGACATCGCCGCCGCCCGTCTTCTGATCCACCACGCCGCGCGCCTGCACGACGCCCGCGAGCCGATCGCCAAGGAAGCCGCACAGGCAAAGCTGTTCACCACCGACATGGCGATGAAGCACGTCTCCAACGCGCTGCAGATCCATGGCGGCAACGGCTATTCACGCGACTACCGCATCGAGCGGCTGTTCCGCGACGTGCGCCTCGCGCAGATTTATGAGGGCACCAACCAGATCCAGCGCCTCATCATCGCCCGCCAGGTCGAGAAGGAGGCCGCATGA
- a CDS encoding amino acid ABC transporter ATP-binding protein has translation MAADIEGGQGQPRMREVAAVQMEAVYKYYGDFTALNEIDLKVARGEKIVICGPSGSGKSTLIRCINHIEKHDQGLIYINGTELDDQRKNIDAIRRDTGMVFQSFNLFPHMTTLENCILAPMTVNGMAKEEARDLAMHFLTKVRIPEQAEKFPGQLSGGQQQRVAIARALCMQPKIMLFDEPTSALDPEMVKEVLETMKKLAEEGMTMLCVTHEMGFAREVADRIVFMNEGKIVEQAAPKDFFNHPASERARTFLDQILH, from the coding sequence ATGGCAGCCGATATTGAAGGTGGACAGGGCCAGCCGCGCATGCGCGAGGTCGCCGCGGTTCAAATGGAGGCGGTCTACAAATATTACGGCGATTTTACCGCCTTGAACGAGATCGATCTCAAGGTGGCCAGGGGTGAGAAGATCGTCATCTGCGGTCCGTCCGGTTCGGGGAAGTCGACCCTGATCCGCTGCATCAATCATATCGAAAAGCACGACCAGGGGCTGATCTACATCAACGGCACCGAGCTGGATGATCAGCGGAAGAACATCGATGCCATCCGGCGGGACACCGGTATGGTTTTCCAGAGCTTCAACCTGTTTCCGCACATGACGACCCTGGAGAACTGTATCCTGGCGCCGATGACGGTGAACGGAATGGCGAAGGAGGAGGCGAGGGATCTCGCCATGCACTTCCTGACCAAGGTCCGGATCCCGGAGCAGGCCGAAAAGTTTCCGGGGCAGTTGTCAGGCGGACAGCAGCAGCGCGTCGCCATTGCGCGCGCGCTCTGCATGCAGCCGAAGATCATGCTGTTCGACGAGCCGACGTCGGCGCTCGATCCGGAAATGGTCAAGGAAGTGCTTGAGACGATGAAGAAGCTGGCGGAAGAGGGCATGACCATGCTCTGCGTCACCCACGAGATGGGCTTCGCCCGCGAGGTCGCGGACCGGATCGTGTTCATGAATGAGGGAAAAATAGTCGAGCAAGCAGCTCCGAAGGACTTCTTCAATCATCCGGCGTCCGAGCGGGCAAGGACATTCCTCGACCAGATCCTTCATTAG